The following proteins are co-located in the Rattus norvegicus strain BN/NHsdMcwi chromosome 19, GRCr8, whole genome shotgun sequence genome:
- the Spata2L gene encoding spermatogenesis-associated protein 2-like protein isoform X2: MKTISGGEHNFRSAPLVQSRQDCIQDPLWKSTPDQDPSLQTFSGGYVHVLKGVLSEELLTRSFQKMGYVRRDNHRLMVTTPPPACQLVQVALGCFALRLECEILGEVLTQLGTSVLPAEELLRARRASGDVASCVAWLQQRLAQDEEPPPLPPRGTPAAYGASVDLYQDLQEDESSEASLYGEPSPGLDSPPVELAYRPPLWEQSAKLWGSGGQSWDTPADELHRASSPPYGALEEELEPEPSAFSFLSLRRELSRSGDLAPPESPSSPGQASPRHRQAEGAAPSAYGPAVEPLSYQAHSCLSPGNLPTLCCDTCRQLHATHCTALSACRPTHSLRILLGDNQRRLWLQRAQVDTLLYDSPGAHP, translated from the coding sequence ATGAAAACTATCTCAGGGGGTGAACACAACTTCAGAAGTGCACCCTTGGTGCAGTCAAGGCAGGACTGCATCCAGGATCCTTTATGGAAGAGCACACCTGACCAGGACCCTTCCTTACAGACCTTCTCAGGGGGCTATGTGCATGTGCTGAAGGGTGTACTCTCTGAGGAGCTCCTGACTCGAAGCTTCCAGAAGATGGGCTACGTGCGCAGGGACAACCACCGCCTAATGGtgaccaccccaccccctgcctgccAGCTGGTGCAGGTGGCTCTGGGCTGCTTTGCTCTCCGGTTGGAGTGTGAGATCCTAGGTGAGGTGCTGACCCAGCTGGGTACCAGTGTGCTACCAGCTGAGGAGCTGCTCCGAGCTCGAAGGGCTAGTGGGGATGTGGCCTCCTGTGTAGCCTGGCTTCAGCAGCGGCTGGCCCAAGATGAGgagcccccacccctgccccctcgAGGCACACCTGCTGCTTATGGGGCCTCAGTGGACCTGTACCAGGACCTGCAGGAAGACGAGAGCTCAGAGGCCAGTCTGTATGGTGAGCCTTCGCCGGGCCTGGACTCACCTCCTGTGGAACTGGCCTATAGGCCACCACTCTGGGAGCAGAGTGCCAAACTATGGGGCTCTGGAGGCCAGTCCTGGGACACCCCAGCTGATGAGCTACACCGGGCCAGCAGCCCACCATACGGGGCTCTGGAAGAGGAGCTGGAGCCAGAACcctctgctttctccttcctctctctgcgcCGGGAGCTGAGTCGGTCAGGGGACTTAGCTCCCCCTGAATCCCCTTCAAGCCCTGGGCAAGCCAGCCCCCGTCACAGGCAGGCAGAAGGAGCAGCACCCTCGGCCTACGGGCCGGCTGTTGAGCCTCTGAGCTACCAGGCTCATAGCTGCTTGAGCCCTGGCAACCTACCCACCCTCTGCTGTGACACTTGCCGCCAGCTACACGCTACCCACTGCACTGCCCTATCTGCCTGCCGCCCGACTCATTCACTGCGCATACTTCTTGGTGACAACCAGAGACGCCTGTGGCTGCAACGAGCACAGGTGGATACCCTGCTCTATGACAGTCCTGGGGCCCATCCCTAG
- the Spata2L gene encoding spermatogenesis-associated protein 2-like protein isoform X1, which translates to MGSSSLSEDYRLCLERELRRGRAGVCGDPSLRAVLWQILVEDFDLHGALQDDALALFTDGLWGRADLAPALRDLARAFELLELAAVHLYLLPWRKEFTTIKTFSGGYVHVLKGVLSEELLTRSFQKMGYVRRDNHRLMVTTPPPACQLVQVALGCFALRLECEILGEVLTQLGTSVLPAEELLRARRASGDVASCVAWLQQRLAQDEEPPPLPPRGTPAAYGASVDLYQDLQEDESSEASLYGEPSPGLDSPPVELAYRPPLWEQSAKLWGSGGQSWDTPADELHRASSPPYGALEEELEPEPSAFSFLSLRRELSRSGDLAPPESPSSPGQASPRHRQAEGAAPSAYGPAVEPLSYQAHSCLSPGNLPTLCCDTCRQLHATHCTALSACRPTHSLRILLGDNQRRLWLQRAQVDTLLYDSPGAHP; encoded by the exons ATGGGCAGCAGCTCGCTGTCGGAGGACTATCGCCTGTGCCTGGAGCGTGAGCTGCGGCGCGGCCGCGCGGGCGTCTGTGGCGATCCCTCGCTGCGCGCGGTGCTCTGGCAGATTCTGGTGGAGGACTTCGACCTGCACGGGGCGCTTCAGGACGATGCGCTGGCACTGTTCACTGATGGCCTGTGGGGCCGTGCTGACCTGGCGCCAGCCCTCCGCGATCTGGCCCGCGCCTTCGAACTCCTAGAGCTGGCCGCTGTGCACCTGTACCTGCTGCCCTGGAGAAAGGAGTTCACCACCATCAAG ACCTTCTCAGGGGGCTATGTGCATGTGCTGAAGGGTGTACTCTCTGAGGAGCTCCTGACTCGAAGCTTCCAGAAGATGGGCTACGTGCGCAGGGACAACCACCGCCTAATGGtgaccaccccaccccctgcctgccAGCTGGTGCAGGTGGCTCTGGGCTGCTTTGCTCTCCGGTTGGAGTGTGAGATCCTAGGTGAGGTGCTGACCCAGCTGGGTACCAGTGTGCTACCAGCTGAGGAGCTGCTCCGAGCTCGAAGGGCTAGTGGGGATGTGGCCTCCTGTGTAGCCTGGCTTCAGCAGCGGCTGGCCCAAGATGAGgagcccccacccctgccccctcgAGGCACACCTGCTGCTTATGGGGCCTCAGTGGACCTGTACCAGGACCTGCAGGAAGACGAGAGCTCAGAGGCCAGTCTGTATGGTGAGCCTTCGCCGGGCCTGGACTCACCTCCTGTGGAACTGGCCTATAGGCCACCACTCTGGGAGCAGAGTGCCAAACTATGGGGCTCTGGAGGCCAGTCCTGGGACACCCCAGCTGATGAGCTACACCGGGCCAGCAGCCCACCATACGGGGCTCTGGAAGAGGAGCTGGAGCCAGAACcctctgctttctccttcctctctctgcgcCGGGAGCTGAGTCGGTCAGGGGACTTAGCTCCCCCTGAATCCCCTTCAAGCCCTGGGCAAGCCAGCCCCCGTCACAGGCAGGCAGAAGGAGCAGCACCCTCGGCCTACGGGCCGGCTGTTGAGCCTCTGAGCTACCAGGCTCATAGCTGCTTGAGCCCTGGCAACCTACCCACCCTCTGCTGTGACACTTGCCGCCAGCTACACGCTACCCACTGCACTGCCCTATCTGCCTGCCGCCCGACTCATTCACTGCGCATACTTCTTGGTGACAACCAGAGACGCCTGTGGCTGCAACGAGCACAGGTGGATACCCTGCTCTATGACAGTCCTGGGGCCCATCCCTAG